One Aethina tumida isolate Nest 87 chromosome 5, icAetTumi1.1, whole genome shotgun sequence genomic window carries:
- the LOC109606500 gene encoding DNA polymerase epsilon subunit 4 gives MEDTNLDLSIQEEDISVHDKSNPEAETGDTQATEVEKSGATKKSPNHNKKFLRLPLARVKHMIKQDPDVKIIGQDAVFLVAKATEMFIEFMSKKAADQIVNTKRKTVLKRDVEVVVNNVPNLCFLDGTLE, from the exons atggaagatACAAACTTAGATCTATCAATTCAAGAGGAAGACATTTCCGTCCACGATAAATCAAATCCTGAAGCAGAGACAGGTGACACACAAGCTACAGAAGTGGAAAAGTCTGGTGCCACCAAAAAGAGCCCCAATCATAACAAAAAGTTTCTTCGGTTACCTTTAGCCAGGGTAAAACACATGATCAAACAAGACCCTGATGTCAAAATTATTGGACAAGACGCCGTTTTCCTAGTGGCCAAAGCAACG gaaatgTTCATTGAGTTCATGAGCAAAAAAGCTGCTGATCAGATAGTCAATACCAAAAGGAAGACTGTACTCAAAAGAGATGTGGAAGTTGTAGTCAATAATGTGCCAAATTTGTGTTTCCTTGATGGTACTTTAGAATag